agcacaccaacagccattgatccccccgggacccccgtctcaaggatggccttcaagacttcgagaaccactggtccaagtataccccaaaacttgaggtaaaactcagccggcagcccatccatcccaggcaccttcccttttcccatcctcctaagagcgctctcaacctcttctagtgagatctgggcctccatcacgtctctaatgtcctctggcaaccgccgggacaagtgttctaaaaacacgtttccctgctctacatctatttccctttccttaaataaaccttggaaatgatcagttgtcaccctgaccatttcctctggtttacttactatactaccattttcttccctaactcccttcattaccttcctactctgtctggccctaaccgacttaaagaacatagcggaacaagtctcattatgttctagaaagccactatgcgcacgctccaggaaagctcgagccttctgctccagcagctccctgagctgcgcctttgggctgcgaatctctcccagtcaatcgacccgccgaggttgcctgcctcgtactcgagttcaattaaccttcggatacgatccacctccctcctttcctccctttttttccttctacaatatcctattataaaagcccttatcctccccttgactaaatcccaccactctaacaccccctcgcacatggaccggaggccgtcaagcctctgaaagaaacaaaaaaatgcgtcaacgaaagcctgctcctccagtatatcccgatctaacttccagtaccccctaccgaagaggcagactggcgaccccacctgcaggaacaccccgtcgtgatccgtgaagaaaacaggcaacagccgcccagacaactgacccaaagacctggatacaaaaatgtagtcgagcctccgcgcaacccccctggagttgcgccatgtaggaccgaccattgccggagtagtgtgcaggccaccatcaaccagaccatggcaagccattagcccagagatggcacctgcactgctatcaccgcctaaccctaaatctatattaaagtctcctcctatcaccaagtgcctgtttgtaacacacaggggcgccagacagtccaccatctccctcctgtctgccgccacctgtggcccatacaccccaattaacctatatctagcttctctaaacttaacatctatccccaaaactctaccctgcattattacaaaagtgttctctattttaacctctctatgcccacacaaaatccctactcctgttgagtgcacccctcctatgccccaaaaagattcccccttatcccactccctcttaaatctacacacatccccaccatccctcaggtgagcctcctgtaaaaaacagaaatcaaaccccacaccctctaaataacaaaaaaccgccctacttttaacattatcccttaaccccctaacatttagactaaaaaaagaaacagaactattcatttaattatttacaacaaataaaaaccccaaaacccaaagaaaaaccaggagactcacccgatgctcccctggtccatctccaccggcggggacgtcctctcctctcctgacgcccccccgtcctccatcccaacccatgatccaggcagtgtgttgggtcctccctccccacccaccatccccccctccctgtttgcctcggggctgcatataggggaccccatctccccaaacaggagttgggatccctctagcaaacaacccaccgacccctcactggagtcatccactaaaatgcaaggggctgaggcaaaccgggaggaaaaattaccctcccctccccgccactctcttaacccccctccctctcacttcctgccaagctccccctctttatccctttcttctttggtgaaggaggtagcggggagacacaacgtcccatccccactaacccctccaccaaatccctaatttcgacctcgaggaagtctggcaggctgtccccccactccttccccccatctcccccctatcccaccccctcccctcccacatccactcctcccaccttctccgtcactgtccccgttccctcttccactccttctcgtaccactgtccccgttccctcttccactccttctcgtaccactgtccccttctccctcttctcagctcctccaccttcttCTTCTGTCCcatttttcttctctccttctgttccattcttttcttctcctcgcctctttcttcccacctcatccttcttcctatcttcttcctgcgccgtcttttcccctgtgccatccatgcaatccgcacgcgtcctttctttcctccccccatcccccgctcccccccccagctgcagacgcgtatgacctgtgacgagccgggcaatcacgccacaggtgtgctcttgagccacacccgtggcaagccttgggctcgtcacactccttggcctcgtgctcttccgacccacaaaaacaacatttcttggcgctgcacgaggccaggatatggccgtaggccatacaacgcctgcagaacgggggctgacgtgcatagtagagtgttcccctgtcagcccccagggagaacatcgccggaggatggaggtagccatccacactcttcggggactccctgagtaacgcctggaaccctctcctcccgttccagaaacccagggagtccctgaggtacctcgctgaggagacattgtccatgtatctccccagaaaggccctcacttcTTCATCCTTCACGTGCGGATTGTACATgtttacggtgaccaccctgaagttgttctttgccaggctggtcaccgcataatggcacaggggtccttttctttccgcttcctttgccatcttcaatacatcatcatgtttctcttgcTTGTGAAACGTCACATCAAAACCCTTTTCATTTGGGTTGCCTTGAAGGCAGAGtacttccttcacctctatcctgaggcatcccatcaatatggtccttccaaaagtttccctgccccaaggttccatctccttttcagtccatgaaaatcttacagtatttgctataccaatccccggaaccgaccaggtttgcttgtttgtattcatttttttttcttcaaaaaaaaagctctcttcagaaagaagcttcaacCTGAAATGAAAAACATCTtaaaccaaaaaggtggagcaacTAAAGTTGTTGActctcttaaatagaacctggaccagctcaggtgaaacaccttcccactaatgaGATGGGCAAGCctgcacaggtgtaacacataacgactaacgaggtgacaccaatcagtgcgtcCTACGTGCTAAAGAGCTAGACGTGCtgaagtccaacctcaaaacataaatggaaaaaccaaagcctggaACACTTTCCCCCTTAAGACAATAAATATATCCTATATGCTTGTTGGACAAGTTTGCTCACCgccaacagaaaacaacttccatttcacattataatcaactacaatgcttcaccttcaccaatataaacatggtgtctactggctgtcaacaattaaaaacaagaaaaaacacctaatcctaaataataataaacaattgTATTAGTTTTTTTCTCCTTCTTCTTTCTATAGAATCCTAAAATTCACTAGTTTCtcgaactctcgtcttcctaaaactcactagcttctagaactctcgtcttcctaaaactcactagcttctcgAACTCTCATCCCCTTGGAACGAGCCCAAAcaaaactcaaatcaaattgtattagtcacatgcgccgaatacaacagtgaaatgcttcctcacgagcccctaaccaacagtgccgtTTCAATACGgaaaagaataagagataaaactcCAAACACACTGGCTAAATGCAAAACACAAATCTTTTTGACCCCAGAGATATTCAGCAACCAAATTTTCCTTACCACGgacatgtctgatttcaagagGAAACTCCTGCGATATCCGTGGTAACTTTCCACCTCACTgcggagcttctctctcttttcagggttcactcaataggcatgttgttggatcAGGGCCAAGTCCCCAATGTCATGCTCTAGTACATTTGATTTGGCACATGTGAGAATTAACCAAAACAGGgcaacaatgtcaatataattgtaccaAAAAATTGTCAGTTGGTTGCATGAATAAATATCACTACCAAATGTTACatgaaatgtaaatatgaaatatttgattGCATAGTCATATTTTCAACatcttttcaattacattttgctTGGTGGGATAGCCCAATGTGAAAACACAGTTTTAACGTGTTCgaatcaataaccaatatgcagaaacagtttgGGATAAATTGAAATCCTAACATGTGCTATATACACAAAGATCTGCCACAATAATCATATACCTTGTATTTTTTCAAACAAGCTCCTTATAATAAACTGCACAAGCACCAAAAAcgctgttgttttgacaagtagcaataaatcactgatatcgatTTGGGGGGAAATTAGGTTGTACGTGCTGTTGAAACtgacacaacaaaaaaaacacatggaaatgggagatatattttacctcactggttagaggacaacctgcagaagagtCAGCTACATTTGGGAGTGATGCATTTAAATTTAGGGGTCGCTAAACAAGGGAAtgcaacacttatttgtcatcactcatcGATATCATGCTAAAATCATTTGtgcgagaggagggagatgaggttgcacgtcctgttaaaactaacagctcaaaaaccacacggaatctgggagtaatgtgtacatccctggttagaggacaatttgtagaaaacggctagctacattttgattcaagtgggtcgcCAACGTGGTAAGTTTAACACAACTCCTAATTGtacctagaatttctaagcaaacagctggaggctttctcctatagagctcaatttttatggactggtctgcctacccatgtgagacgCAGACTCGGCTCAaccttttaagtctttactgaagactcatctcttcagttggtcatatgattgagtgtagtctggcccaggagtgtgaaggtaaacAGAAAGgatctggagcaacaaaccgcccttgctgtctctgcctggccggatcccctctctccactgggattctctgcctctaaccctattacaggggctgagtcactggctcaggaggggtgcgtcacttgagtgggttgagtcactgacatgatcttcgTGCCTGGGTTGGCacacccccttgggttgtgccgtggcggagaactctgtgggctatactcagccttgtctcaggatggtaagttggtggttgaagatatccctctagtggtgtgggggctgtgctttggcaaagtgggtcagtttgttatatctggagtacttctcctgtcttatctggtgtcctgtgtgaatttaagtatgctctaattctctctttatttctctctctctgaggacctgagccctaggaccatgcctcaggactacctggcatgatgactccttgctgtccccagtccacctggccgtgctgctgctccagtttcaactgttctgcctgtggctatggaaccctgacctgttcacccgtcgtgctacctgttccagacctgctgttttcaactctctagagacagcaggagtggtagagatactcttaatgatcgccTATCCTGATGTGCTGACcagttgcaccctcgacaacttctgtgattattatttgaccatggtggtcatttatgaacatttgaacatcttggccatgttctgttatgatctccacccggcacagccagaagaggactggccaccactcatagCCTTGTTCCTCGGTTTTGGCATTTCTTGGGAGTttgtcctagccaccgtgcttctacacctgcattgcttgctgtttggggttttaggctgggtttctgagatatcagctgatgtaagaagggctatataaatacatttgatttgatctcttaTTTTGTTTGTCcacttttgttaaatcacataaatagtactcttccatttcagagcctggatttttcaCCTGGATTTCCcccctgaggctaatatccatatcatgttgaaatcaattcATAAGGGGGGAAACATTTAggcttctacattgtgacatcattaaaatactcctactacaatgttactacaatgttaaaacattgtgACATTAATTCATTGAAATCATGAAACAAATCCTTCTTGTATGTATTTTGTAATatttgatcagagatcttttatcagatTACCTCTGGTCACAGCTATGAGAtgtatctcctgtgtgtgttctcttgtgtaCTGTCAGAGAACTAGTTGAagtaaaactcctcccacattgatcacagctataaggtttctctcctgtgtgtgttctctggtgtagagtcagattgccagatgtagcaaatctcttcccacattgaccacagctataaggtttctctccggtgtgtgttctctggtgtagagtcagattgccagatgtagcaaatctcttcccacattgaccacagctaaaaggtttctctcctgtgtgttttctctggtgtaCTGTCAGAGAGCTAGTTGTcgtaaaactcctcccacattgaccacagctataaggtttctctcctgtgtggattctctggtgttgagtcagcTGGCTAGATTGAACaaacctcttcccacattgatcacagaaataaggtttctctcctgtgtgtattctctggtgcacTGTCAGCTCTCCAGATTGacaaaaactcttcccacattgatcacagctgtaaggtttctctcctgtgtgtgttctctggtgtagtgtcagagagccagatgtagcaaatctcttcccacattgatcacagctacaagatttctctcctgtgtgtgttctctgatgtagaGTCAGATAGcgagatgtagtaaaactcttcccacattgatcacagctatacgatttctctcctgtgtgtgttctctggtgcactGTCAGATATCCAGATTgactaaaactcttcccacattgatcacagctataaggtttctctcctgtgtgtgttctctggtgttgagtcagctggccagattgaacaaaactcttcccacattgatcacagctataaggtttatttcctgtgtgtgttctctggtgtagcgtcagagagccagatgtagcaaatcccttcccacattgatcacagctacaaggtttctctcctgtgtgtgttctctgatgtagCGTCAGATAGCGAGAtttagtaaaactcttcccacattgaccacagctataaggtttctctcctgtgtagattctctgatgaattttaatgccTGATGAGGTGAATCTTTTCCcaatgtcagagcagcagtgagttctcttccctgtgggtctctgcaGGTGTTTTTTGAGGtattctgatctggagagactcttctctgcctcttcagcatcatgatgttgttgaggttccccagaggatccacgatagtcccgtgtctctcctgtgtgaacaacaaagtcagatgaatgaaggcccacaacagcagaaaACCACTGTAAAAGAAAGGGTAGGCCAACGGAgtagccatgatgttgtacaacaattgacgtctgtaatgaatgttaaaattatttgacaattgtcttaaaatgagcaagaaTAGTCATATTTTgccttgttttcacattagtagtaactttgatgattgtaggctagaaataagttattcatgttgttgaaactctaagcagtgtgccagacgacttttggtctccaatataggcccctttctgtgtttaATAAAATTGTGGCGCAAGGGCGATGGGCACAAAATTTGATTGCAGAAACACCTCCCTGCTAagctaatgaggaaaccgctagttatggatgtagtatatctggtaatgaggaagcCGATAGTTATGGATGTCGTATATCTGCCTGGATcaaaaatggtgagcaaagattttagtttttcacaatgtattctgaatgtgaatgggggaaaactcacctccatttccaggttgcttatgagtACATTTAACActactttggattataattgtaaggctCATTTGAAagtcctgcttaatataatgttctATAATGTTAACAGTATTAAGAATTGtgtgtaattattgaagaaccgcgTTAATCACAGTATCCATTTGAATGATGCTAATAAAGTTAagattgttttgtatttcacctttatttaaccaggtaggccagtcgagaacaagttctcattaccaacgacgagagcatacaggtcgcagtggtgggtggtatatggggctttggtgacaaaacggatggaactgtgatagactgcatcctgTTTGCTGTGTAGAGCGTTGGAGACTATTTTgaaaatgacatcaccgaagtcaaggatcggtaggatagtcagttttatgagggtatgtttggcagcgtgagtgaaggaggctttgttgcgaaataggaagccgttattttatttaattttggattggaaatgcttaatattagtctggaaggagagtctaaccagacacctaggtatttatagttgtccacatattctaagtcagaaccgtccagagtagtgatgctggaagggtgggtgcgggcagcgatcggttgaagagcatacatttagtttaactaacgtttaagagcagttggaggccacggaaggagtgttgtatggcattgaagctcgtttggaggtttgttaacagtgcccaaagaagggccacatgtatacagaatggtgtcatctgcgtaaagttggatcaaggaatcacccgcagcaagagcaacattgttggtatatatagagaaaagagtcggccagaaatttgaaccctgtggtacccccatagactgccagagatccgaacaggccctccgatttgacacactgaactcttgaGAAGTAGTTCTGAgaggtagttggtgaaccaggcaagtcagtcatttgagaaaccaaggctgttaacCTCTTAGAACCACCACCCCCCAACTACGCTAactagcatagcgcaacggtcaaataatcttactagaaaatattcagaaaatcacaagtgaaatatagcaaaacacagtttagccttttgttaatcaccctgtcgtctcagattttgaaattatgctttacagggTGAATTATACtttatttgggtgaaggagaagctggggaggtttgggcaagtagctgcgggggggtggGGAGCTGTTgcccggggttggggtagccaggaggaaagcatggccagccatagagaaatgcttcttgaaattctcgattatcgtggatttatcggtggtgacagtgtttcctagcctcagtgcagtgggcacctgggatgaggtgctcttattctccatggactttacagtgtcccaaaactttttgtagttagagctacaggatgcaaatttctgttggAAAAAGCTAgcttttgctttcctaactgattGTGTGTATTGGTTACTGACTTCTCTGAAAAATTGCTCTGGCTCAAGGCTAGCGTCGGGGCTGGGCCAGTCGGTAGCAGCTAGCTGCGATTATCcagtgtaatggtccagagcttaaGGCAGGAATACAGTGACGTAGTGGAGAaaaacagtccgatatgctcatGGATGATATCGGGCTGTGTTGACTGGCAgttattatccaggctaaaagcgGCTGGTGTCTGAGCTAAAAAAGCTAAAGGCCGCTTGCAGTGGctgacaatgactaaatagctagtagctaattagctggttatcTTCTGATGGCCAGCTTCTAAGGTctaaaaaaatagcagatccgtatgACATTGGGTGGGGCGGGCTGCCGGTAtgtatttttaatttaaaaataGAAAAAGAGATCGTAATATATTGCAataacttaactgacttgcctagttaaataaagattacatttaaaaataaaataaaaatagtgtttcatgacaacaacaaaaatacaaatcTATCAAGGCACCAATTTTGAGGAGGGTTTAAAACAAAGGTTTCAAACCAATTCATGAATGTAATTCAATCTAGGTATGTCTTGCCTTTAATGTAATGGCATGAAATATTGAATAttatacaatgacttatcaacagctctAATAATTTGCCTCCACAGGAAATGAACACTggcaattctagaatatactatttAACCGAGAAACCTAggtaaactatcattatgacatcatggatgaattctagaatatactatatagcctagaaacctggttaaactatcattatgtcATCGTGCGTGGCCAGTCCTGATATTCATAGTGTAGTGAATTCAGGGGGTAGCCCTGAGCTGAACACAAACCTGGGTCCAGTGACTGTCAAGAcaacaccttataactgttacgccaagatttctgaacttcttgacgaggtcgctaggtgttagGTTATGGTTGATACAATAGCTTTCTCTATGAATGTGAGAGTGGTTACActtctcctccccccatccctcagctgttcacCAAACCAAGCctctgggcagccattttgttgctgtttaaaaaaaacacacaacccagcaatctgcagttcaaacaataacaaatctgtcattccaccACTGTTTTGCTAATAAAAtgatggatggggctggagaaatgtaactagtctcaaattcatagacagaccttcagaggcaaggactgaccatccatgatatcaacattatagttttaaccatgttgaggctatacagtgttggtttacattgtttctaaacaagTTTacttggggttctgatggggtacaacaattgaactaagctcatgaggcatgtgttatattcttcaagaatcaatggttatAAATGAATAATTTAAGATCCAAATATGGATGTAACAATTGCAGATTACACCtttaacaccaaacatcagttcaacaactgcagagtttgtgcctctgtttttaagacagtacttactagtgttaacCAGGGCCTAATCAGCACGATCATCGTTATAACCATTTGATGCCTTATGATACCTTTGGtaaaccgggcccagatatccagtttcctcctcttcttcctcctttttcgatgtgacagtcatctccccctcctcctctttcactccaaaaactgcatcctcctctttctcctcttcctttactgtaacatcctcctctttcactctgaacgcatcttcctcttctttcactgaaacttctttctcttcttctttcactgtaacagcctcatccgctacttgtttttgtattgtaacaaccttctcttcctcctcctctttcacttcTTTAgcaggagagtagcttagtgaccgCATGATCGGAGatgttagctaggctaatgctaacttaacaAGCCCGATAGCTGACTAATAACTACAACACCGTAAATATGAAATTAGATCGGATAACTAACTACACGACAGAAGTGGGTTTAAAACACACTGGCTAATATACACGAAAGCGTCTAAAGACCTTTATTGGTTCGTCTattttgtctagcaagctaccgaggtgtctgACTAACTGTTGCGGCTGatgaaagaagcgttccgtccactcgATTATAGGTCACACCAACAGCATAACCTTAAATTCCcagaccgccatctgctgactggagtgggtaacgcagttgagtaaaatgtATATTTCATCTTC
This genomic stretch from Oncorhynchus clarkii lewisi isolate Uvic-CL-2024 chromosome 13, UVic_Ocla_1.0, whole genome shotgun sequence harbors:
- the LOC139424751 gene encoding zinc finger protein ZFP2-like; amino-acid sequence: MRSLSYSPAKEVKEEEEEKVVTIQKQVADEAVTVKEEEKEVSVKEEEDAFRVKEEDVTVKEEEKEEDAVFGVKEEEGEMTVTSKKEEEEEETGYLGPALVNTRETRDYRGSSGEPQQHHDAEEAEKSLSRSEYLKKHLQRPTGKRTHCCSDIGKRFTSSGIKIHQRIYTGEKPYSCGQCGKSFTKSRYLTLHQRTHTGEKPCSCDQCGKGFATSGSLTLHQRTHTGNKPYSCDQCGKSFVQSGQLTQHQRTHTGEKPYSCDQCGKSFSQSGYLTVHQRTHTGEKSYSCDQCGKSFTTSRYLTLHQRTHTGEKSCSCDQCGKRFATSGSLTLHQRTHTGEKPYSCDQCGKSFCQSGELTVHQRIHTGEKPYFCDQCGKRFVQSSQLTQHQRIHTGEKPYSCGQCGRSFTTTSSLTVHQRKHTGEKPFSCGQCGKRFATSGNLTLHQRTHTGEKPYSCGQCGKRFATSGNLTLHQRTHTGEKPYSCDQCGRSFTSTSSLTVHKRTHTGDTSHSCDQR